A window of the Streptomyces sp. NBC_01351 genome harbors these coding sequences:
- a CDS encoding ATP-binding protein: protein MEFAEPGVSAQAGSGVSVQAERGVSVQAEPGVPAQAGAGVSVQPESGVSVQPESGVPVQAESGVSVQAGSGAPAQAGSGVPAQAESGVPAQAGPGGASAAAGRVRRAGVADPAGPAQRYPRAVITEVRLSAFGSHRAAVFPIGPVTLFAGPSGSGKSQVLDAYEALAALGSGATLEEAFPDARARIPDRAVPDAERRRGFRLGCTVDGPAGPVRLDLAVQAEPTLRIVGERLSQGGQILLATALRDPGRRSVQAAWLTGGSVGVTRAPLPDDRLGTALLPLRVAGSTAGQRQVLAAAEQVVVALRSVFPCDPRPDGMRAPVPPGEGRLLRDCANLADVLRRTRHECGTRHALLTEAARTGCAGTVAGLDVRLPADGDPRAPVTAVLDRGPGRPATELARLGAGELRFLALALVLLTGPGVLAMDPAAELPAARQVLTVLADGFDRGLDRHQSAELLRLALLSCGRGHIRLAAAVGEATADTARRLPGVTVVDLTA from the coding sequence GTGGAATTTGCTGAGCCCGGGGTCTCCGCGCAGGCCGGGTCCGGGGTCTCCGTGCAGGCCGAGCGCGGGGTCTCCGTGCAGGCCGAGCCTGGGGTCCCTGCCCAGGCCGGGGCCGGGGTCTCCGTGCAGCCCGAGTCCGGCGTCTCCGTGCAGCCCGAGTCCGGGGTCCCCGTGCAGGCCGAGTCCGGGGTCTCCGTGCAGGCCGGGTCAGGGGCCCCTGCTCAGGCCGGGTCCGGGGTCCCTGCCCAAGCCGAGTCCGGGGTCCCCGCGCAGGCCGGGCCCGGCGGGGCCTCGGCCGCAGCCGGGCGGGTCCGCCGCGCCGGCGTCGCCGATCCGGCCGGGCCCGCGCAGCGGTATCCGCGGGCCGTGATCACCGAGGTGCGGCTCTCCGCCTTCGGGTCGCACCGGGCCGCGGTGTTCCCGATCGGGCCCGTCACCCTCTTCGCCGGGCCCAGCGGCAGCGGGAAGTCCCAGGTCCTGGACGCCTACGAGGCCCTGGCCGCGCTGGGTTCCGGGGCCACGCTGGAGGAGGCCTTCCCCGACGCGCGCGCCCGCATCCCCGACCGGGCCGTCCCCGACGCGGAGCGCCGCCGCGGCTTCCGCCTCGGCTGTACGGTCGACGGCCCCGCCGGGCCGGTCCGGCTCGACCTCGCCGTGCAGGCCGAGCCCACGCTCCGGATCGTCGGCGAACGGCTCTCGCAGGGCGGGCAGATCCTGCTCGCCACCGCCCTGCGCGACCCCGGCCGCCGCTCGGTGCAGGCCGCCTGGCTGACCGGCGGCTCCGTCGGGGTGACCAGGGCCCCGCTGCCCGACGACCGGCTCGGCACCGCCCTGCTCCCGCTGCGCGTCGCGGGATCCACCGCCGGGCAGCGGCAGGTGCTGGCCGCGGCCGAGCAAGTGGTGGTGGCGCTGCGCTCGGTGTTCCCCTGCGACCCCCGCCCCGACGGGATGCGCGCCCCCGTCCCGCCAGGGGAGGGCCGCCTGCTGCGGGACTGCGCCAACCTGGCCGACGTACTGCGCCGGACCCGCCACGAGTGCGGCACCCGCCACGCGCTGCTGACCGAGGCGGCCCGGACCGGCTGCGCGGGCACCGTCGCGGGGCTGGACGTACGGCTTCCCGCCGACGGCGACCCCCGTGCCCCCGTCACCGCCGTACTGGACCGAGGCCCCGGCCGGCCCGCCACCGAACTGGCCCGCCTCGGCGCCGGCGAGCTGCGCTTCCTCGCGCTGGCACTCGTCCTGCTGACCGGACCGGGCGTGCTCGCGATGGACCCGGCCGCCGAACTGCCCGCCGCGCGACAGGTGCTGACCGTCCTGGCCGACGGCTTCGACCGCGGCCTCGACCGCCACCAGAGCGCGGAGCTGCTGCGCCTGGCCCTGCTCTCCTGCGGCCGCGGGCACATCCGGCTGGCGGCGGCGGTCGGGGAGGCGACGGCCGACACCGCCCGCCGCCTCCCCGGCGTCACGGTGGTAGACCTGACCGCATGA
- a CDS encoding cell division protein SepF encodes MSRYDVTDEQWEGLAQVVPLRSRNEWPSRVDHRTVPTAPGASAAEQRRFVVIRVQIFADAREVAEYLIAQIPVLLDLTGADSEVAKRILDFSSGVVFGLGSGMHRVDRNVFLLAPVGTEVEGIAAAAVPRS; translated from the coding sequence GTGAGCAGGTACGACGTCACCGACGAACAGTGGGAGGGGCTCGCGCAGGTGGTCCCCCTGCGCAGCCGCAACGAATGGCCCTCGCGGGTCGATCACCGCACGGTCCCCACGGCGCCCGGGGCGTCCGCGGCGGAGCAGCGGCGCTTCGTGGTGATCCGGGTTCAGATCTTCGCGGACGCCCGGGAGGTGGCGGAGTACCTGATCGCGCAGATCCCGGTGCTGCTCGACCTCACCGGCGCGGACAGCGAAGTGGCCAAGAGGATCCTGGACTTCAGCAGCGGCGTCGTCTTCGGGCTGGGCAGCGGAATGCACCGGGTCGACCGGAACGTCTTCCTGCTGGCGCCGGTTGGCACCGAGGTCGAGGGGATCGCGGCCGCGGCCGTCCCCCGATCGTAG
- a CDS encoding DUF2470 domain-containing protein: MRMSGARSAPTDAELVRSVLAAAHSMTVVTDGLHSEVRHLDGGDPMGRLHLHPAEPGGDHEHRPAIRLEFTDIAPTPVRDRVRARVTLLGRLLTPYSDESADSTCMEFGRAVLQTARGISYIGLDELDAAAPDPLAPYEAGMLTHLLDDHADLVTLLLRLVRPMPTAAVARALPVAMDRYGITLRLEEQRGHRDVRLPFPSPLDHVDQSGAQIQALFSAARRRSHRNTLPA, encoded by the coding sequence ATGCGCATGTCCGGCGCCCGTTCCGCCCCCACCGACGCCGAGCTGGTCCGCTCCGTCCTGGCCGCAGCCCACTCCATGACCGTGGTCACCGACGGGCTGCACAGCGAGGTCCGCCACCTCGACGGCGGCGACCCGATGGGCCGCCTCCACCTGCACCCCGCCGAACCCGGCGGCGACCACGAGCACCGGCCCGCGATCCGGCTGGAGTTCACCGACATCGCCCCCACCCCCGTACGGGACCGGGTGCGCGCCCGCGTCACCCTGCTGGGCCGGCTGCTCACCCCCTACTCCGACGAGTCCGCCGACTCCACCTGCATGGAGTTCGGCCGGGCCGTCCTGCAGACCGCGCGCGGAATCTCGTACATCGGCCTCGACGAGCTGGACGCCGCCGCCCCCGACCCGCTCGCCCCGTACGAGGCGGGCATGCTCACGCACCTCCTCGACGACCACGCCGACCTGGTCACCCTGCTGCTGCGCCTGGTCCGGCCCATGCCCACCGCCGCCGTCGCCCGCGCGCTGCCGGTGGCCATGGACCGGTACGGGATCACCCTGCGACTGGAGGAGCAGCGGGGCCACCGCGACGTGCGGCTGCCCTTCCCCTCCCCCCTCGACCACGTCGACCAGTCCGGCGCACAGATCCAGGCGCTCTTCAGCGCGGCGCGCCGGCGCTCGCACCGCAACACGCTGCCGGCCTGA